In Nymphaea colorata isolate Beijing-Zhang1983 chromosome 3, ASM883128v2, whole genome shotgun sequence, a genomic segment contains:
- the LOC116249836 gene encoding uncharacterized protein LOC116249836, with protein sequence MASLQISAWSPCARFKSLSGCCSSASKSVTRMNMPRQYFNLQMRLDYNTCSSQRCTPVCVFGRGGKPGKGNEGSSWNPLENIMDRFKKELTVQDVLKEQKRTKQMEFDDGDDDGGDGKGTGGGGDGSGSEEESFAGALDELLQVILAAIGFSFLYYYIINGEEFSRLVRDYIRYLFGGRKSVRLTRALDRWETFLEKLNSDTRVRPDWLEREILSTPTWWYDPEWQQPTFRRRASF encoded by the exons ATGGCTTCTCTTCAGATCAGTGCTTGGTCGCCATGCGCAAGGTTCAAAAGCTTGTCGGGTtgctgttcttccgcttcaaagTCAGTCACGCGTATGAACATGCCCCGTCAATATTTCAACTTGCAGATGAGACTGGACTATAATACATGCAGCAGCCAGAGATGCACACCCGTCTGTGTGTTTGGCCGTGGAGGAAAACCAGGGAAAGGAAATGAg GGTTCTTCATGGAATCCACTTGAAAATATCATGGATAGgttcaagaaggaattgacAGTTCAGGATGTCTTAAAGGAGCAGAAGAGGACCAAACAGATGGAATTTGATGATGgagatgatgatggtggtgatggAAAAGGAACAGGTGGAGGGGGTGATGGAAGTGGGTCAGAGGAAGAAAGTTTTGCAGGGGCCTTAGATGAATTACTCCAAGTGATTCTTGCAGCTattggattttctttcttg TATTACTACATCATAAATGGGGAGGAGTTCAGCAGGCTTGTAAGAGATTACATTCGGTATCTTTTTGGGGGAAGAAAGAGTGTCCGGCTGACACGTGCCTTGGATAGGTGGGAGACATTTCTTGAGAAACTCAATAGTGATACCAGAGTAAGGCCTGATTGGCTCGAACGGGAAATTCTGTCAACACCAACTTGGTGGTATGATCCCGAATGGCAGCAGCCGACATTTCGACGTAGAGCATCCTTTTAG